TTTGCGCTTTTAGGCTTCGGTCATTCTGTCCTATTTCGCACGAAAAAGAGGAGTGACGGAGTTGACGAGCAAGGGGAAGGACGGCCTTTAATGCCATTTCGCCTAAAACCACGAAATATACATCAGGCTTAGGAACCTCACCGAAAGAAAGTTTTTCGGCTTCCATCACAATGATCAGACGTTCGATGCCTGCTGCGAATCCCACAGCCGGCGTAGGTTTTCCGCCCAGGCTTTCGCAAAGAAGATCGTATCGCCCGCCGCCGCCTAATGCATTTTGTGAACCAAGGTTTTCGCTTTGAATTTCATAAGCCGTCTTCGTGTAATAATCCAGTCCGCGAACCAATCGCCCATCAATCTCAAATATGATATCAAGCGTTTTTAACATCGACTGAACGCGATTGAAATGCGCCGAGCATTCTTCGCATAGATATGAATTAATCAACGGCGCGCTAGCTGTTAATTGTGCATCTTTCTCGTTTTTTGAATCCAAGATTCGCATCGGATTAGTAGTAAGTCGTTTCTGACTTTCGGGAGAAAGATCGTGTTTCACCTTTTCCAGAAATGCTACAAGCGCTTCGCGATAACGGGGACGGCAAACCGGACAACCCACGCTATTAATTTTAAAATTTAAATTTTTGATCCCTAATTCTTCATAAATTGATAGCGCGATCGCCATTGTTTCAACATCATTTTCAGGCGCTTGGCTGCCAATCGATTCGACTCCAAATTGATGGAATTGACGTAAGCGTCCTTTTTGCGGACGTTCCTGACGAAACATCGGTCCGATGTAATAGACTTTGTTCAGTGATTGTTGCTCTCCCAAACTGTTTTCAATGAATGCGCGCATGACTGATGCCGTCATTTCCGGCCGCAATGTTAAACTTTCGTTGCCCTTATCCGAAAAAGTATACATTTCTTTGCCGACCACGTCCGTGCTTTCGCCAATACTGCGCGAAAATAATTCGGTATACTCAAACATGGGCGTACGGATTTCTGTATAATTAAACCGTCGCATGATGTCACGGATCTTAGTTTCAACAAAGTGCCATTTGTAAATTTCGGATGGAAGAATATCCTTGGTTCCGGTAGGAATGCGGTAATTCAAATGTCAACTCCTTTAATTAAGCACATTACGAATGGCATCAGAAAATTTTTGTAAATTTTCCGTTGGTTCAACTGCATTTTCACTTTGAGCCAATTGTTCTTTGGCGCTATTGTCAATTTCTTTGATACTGAAAAAAACCTGTTCGTGTGCTGTTTTCTGCTGTTCAATGGCGCGTGTAATGTGTTCGATGGATTCAAAAGTTTGTTTTACCATTTCATAGATATAATTGAATGTGTCTTGTGCATCGGCTGCTGATTGCTTTCCATGTTGTACCAGTTTGAGCTCTTTTTCCGTTGCGAGTACGGAAATATGCGTTGCCTTACGTACATCCGTAATAATTCTTTTAATTTCCTCGGTTGAGTTGGAGATATTTTGCGCCAGTTGACGAATTTCAGTAGCTACGACGCCAAACCGCTCGCCCAGTTCGCCGGCTGCTGCCGTTTCAATGGCCGCATTAAAAGCTAGAATTTTGGTGTGATCGGTGATGTAATTGATGATCTTCATGACTTCTTCAATTTGTGACATGCGCAGGCTTAGATCCATCGCGCGTTGTGATCCCAAAGTCGCTTCACTGTGAATTTGCTCAATGCAGTTTAATGTTTTATCGATGAATTCTTTTCCTCGGCTGACTTGCGCAAAACCGTTTTGCATAGCCTTATTGACGCGCAAAATATCTTCAGAAATTTGATTGACGGAATGCACCAACTCCTCCAATGTCGTCGTTATTTGCGCTATGGCTGACGCCTGATTGGAGGAAGAGACATGTTGATATTTGGAAGTGTTGGAAATCTCTTTTGATTCTCTAAGAATAGCTTCGCTCCATTCACGCAGTTGTACGGTTAAGCTTTTCAGGCGCAAATGGTAATATTGAAAATGATTGCTTAACGAAGCGATCTCATCCGTCGTAACACGCAGAACTTCAGGCACATGCTCGTCCGATAAATAAGCCTGCATATGGCGAACCGGACGCAGAGTTGAACGACTAAACAACCAAACAAGCACCAACGCGTACAAAAACGTTCCGGCTAAAAGCCAGTAGACATCCGATTGAATCGTAAAAACGCTTGATTCGCGGTATCGTAATATAATGGTGATCAATAATGTACAAACCGATGTCAAAGGGATAAATACGATTGCAAATAATTTCATTCGGAAGTTGATTGGAACTACTGACAACGGTTCGAGGGGCATATCGGAAACGCGGGCCGCGAGTGATATCATTAAATTTTCTAAAACAAAAAATTGTAACAAAGCCAGAGGCCAGACGAAAACGCTGATGGCCATCAACACATGCGAAAGGTAATCATACCATGACATGGAATGGAGAATGAAAGGAATCGTGACGGTCAAAGCGGTAAACAACACCGTGCTATAAATCGATCCGATCAGGCCGTACGCACAAAACTTTACTGGGTAGTTTACAATTTCAGTCGCAATTTCTTGTAGTAGCGCAGGCGTTGCGACGTCCGTCGAGTTATCGTCCTTTGAAAAGAAAAATAAGGATGTTTTTTTAAGTAATAGAATATGAGTCAAAGCTCCGACCGCCATAATAATGCCAACGTCGACCCATAGTACCAGTTGGCGATAAAAATTTTCCCCCGGTGTCATTACAAGGTTGTTTTGAATATATAGGCTGGCAATTAAAGAGAAAATAATGCCTGTAGCTATTGAATAAAAATAAGGTTTCCAGATAATCCAAAATGCAACCGGACGCAAAGATTGTAATTGGTTCATAGGTTTATCCAATCAGGCTTTCCACCGTGTCAATGAGATTAGTTTGATCGAACGATCCTTTAACGATATAGGCATTGGCTCCTACGTCGATTCCACGACGCTTGTCGTCGGACGAATCACGAGAAGTGACGATAATGACCGGAATATGCTGATAGTTTTTATCATTTTTAATTTTGGACGTCAGGGTAAATCCGTCCATCAAAGGCATTTCCAAATCCGTAACAACCAGATCAAAATGTTTTTGTCTTATTTTTTCAAAAGCATCGAGCCCGTCTTTGGCCGTGTCGACTTCATATCCATAAGCTTGCAAAATGGTTTTTTCGACTTCGCGCGTATTTAAGGAGTCGTCCACCACAAGAATTGATTGGGTCGATTTTTTTTGAGTTTTGGGCTTTTCTCGAATCGAAAAATCTTTGGTCGAAGCGATTAAATCGGGAACATGCAGTACGAGCACGATTTCGTTATTGGTTGCAATGGCTGCGGATGAAATATTTTGAACACGCATAAAATGATCGGGAAGTGATTTCACAATAATATCGCGTTCATCAATAATGTCATCCACGATAAAGCCTGCCCGTTCGCCGCTGGCATGGGCGATGATCACAAATGCTTCTTCCTGTTTGTTAGCGCCGTCACTCGGAACGTTCAAAATATCCGTTAAAACCAAAATGGGTATCAATTGATTACGCACGCGAATCGCGTTTTTTTCTATAACTTCGATGATATCGCTGCGTTTGATTTTGATGGTTTCAGTTATCGACGATAATGGGAAAGCAAATTTATGTTTTCCAGCCTGAACAAAAAGCGCACGCAACGATGTCAACGTCAGCGGTAAATGGATACTGAATTTAGATCCAACATTCTTTTTGGTTTCGACAGTGATATATCCTTTCAGCGATTCGATGCACTGTTTGACGATATCCATTCCATAGCCGCGTCCGGAAATATCAGTAATAAAATCGCTGGTGCTGAATCCCGGCATAAAAATAAAATTGATCAAATCGTTTTCTGAAAACCGGCTAATGTCGTCTTTACCGGAAATTAAACTTTTCTTAATCGCTTTTTCTTTGATTTTTTCAATGTCGATACCCCGCCCATCATCCTGCACTTCGATCAGAATCGTATTGCCTTCGTTATATGCGGCAATGGAAAGTGAGCCTTCGACGGGCTTACCTGATTGTGAGCGTTCTTCAGGTGTTTCGATACCATGGTCGATGGCATTTCGGATCAGGTGAATAAGCGGTTCGTTGAGTTTCTCAACCATTTTCCTGTCGAGCTCAGTTTCCCTCCCGTTAAGGCTGAACTGTAATTTTTTTCCAAGGTTTTTTGCGAGGTCACGAACGGCACGAGGGTAGGCGTCAAAAATGGTACTAAGCGGAACCATACGCATACCCATAACGTTTTGCTGAACTTCATTAACCAATGTTTCGAGCGTGGCGGCATTTTCACGGCCATCTTTCCACAAAGCCTCCATTTGTACCAAAGCGAAAATACCTTCTTCAATGATATCGTGGCTCCACGCCGTAAACGAAGAATGTTCTAATGAAAAATTTTCATTGCGATAAGCAGGGACATAACCGGTTTCGATTTTTTTAATAAAATGTTTTAAAGTAATGTAGGCCTGGCGCAAATTTTTTAAATGATCGCTATTACGCATTTGTGATGTGATCAGTTCGCCCGTTGCACGAATAAGTGCGTCAAGTTTATCGATGCGGATCCGGATAGTTTGATCGACGTCCGTACGACGGTCCTCTTTTGGCGAGGCGGGCAAATCGACTTCCGTTGTTGTAATCTGGGCGTGACCGAGCAATTCGCGGGATGTTTTTTGTTCTTTGAGCATTAAATGCAATTGCTCGCGCGTAAGATACCCGAGAGCAATCAGACGCTCACCGAGTGGAACGGACGTGTCGGTGGTTTGATTAGCATGAATCAGTTGTTCGCGTGATAAAAAGCCGGCCTGTATCAAACGTTCTCCCAGGCGATCGGCAACTCCGGAATCATCCGTTTCGCTTGAAGTTAGGGCGGCCGGTTTGATCTCTTTATTGGCGAAAAGTTGAACCAATGTTTCAGAATCCATTTTGGTATTACGCGCAACGCTATCCAAAGCATCCAATACGGCCGTATTGGCAAAATGATCGCTGCCGGTAGAACGGACCTGTTCCGATAACCCTGCTAATAATTTGAGCGTCTCTTCGACAGCAGTTTTGATCAACGGTGTGAGAGCGATTTTTTTATTCTGAAATGCAGCGAGAATATTTTCAATCCGTAATGCGATAGCGCTTAACGTTTCAAATTTGAGCATGCGCGCCGACCCTTTGAGTGTATGTGCAGCACGGAGAGCTGCTTGCAGCGCTTCGGTATGATCCGGAGTTTTTTTAATTGTTTCAAATTCCTGCCGGATAGATTGCACATGTTCTTTTGCTTCGTCTGCAAATTTGGTTACAAACGATGCTTTGTTGATGGCTGATTTGGCCTGTTCTTTCGGGGCTTCGGTTTTGATTGTTTTTTTGACCGAGTCAACGGGTTGATTCTGCGCTAATGCAATTAATTTTTGTTGGATTTCAGAAATGTCTGCACCGGCTTCTTTGTCGTTTAATACATCCTCGACTAGGGAGTTGAGGCGATCGAAAGTTTGGAGAAAAATATCAATGACTGCGCTTGAAAATTCCTGTTTGCGTTTGCTCATAGCATAAGCCGCGTCTTCGAAATCATGAGCCAGAGTACTGATAGTCTGAAAATTCAGCATTTTGGCCGAACCTTTGATCGTATGAATAGTACGCAACATTGTATCCAAGGCTTCGTGATCCGACGGAGATTTTTCAAGGCGCAGGACGCAATCATTGAGCCGCTGGAGATTATCCCGCGTCTCGAGAACAAATTTTTGAATGAAGGTTGAACGATCGAATTTCATAGGTTATTTCAGATATTGTTTACAGGCATTGATAAGATACTCCGACGAATAGGCCAGAGCAATAAATGAAAGCGAGGCATCCGCACGATTTTCTAGAATACGAACGGCGTTGCGATACTCTCGGCGCGCATCGTCTTTGTAACCCGTATTCCACAAAACGGACGCCAAATGAAAATGGGCCAGTGAAAAATCATTTTTCAAAAAAATGGCTTTTCTGAAATGCTCTTCGGCGCGAGCCAGTTCGTGTTGATACATGTGAATTAATCCGAGTAAAAAATAACTTTCGGCTTCTACCGGATCAGTTGCAATCATTTGGCGGCAAACGTCGGTAGCTTTGTCAAAATATTCTTTACCAATCAAAATATGTGCCTTCAAAGCCAACAACGGGATGGTTTGTCCGGCATGCCGTAAATTGTCTTCCAAATGCGACAAGGCTTCATCGTAATTACCGTTCTTGAACATTTTGAATATTTGTTCAAATTGAACGGGCTTGATTTCTATCGGCACTTCGGATACTTGTGCCTGGAATTTACGCGCCGGTTGCTTGATGAGGGCTTCGATGGTTTTAGTTGCAATCGGCTGCGTGTCCGTTGCCGGCGTCGACGGCTTTAATTGATATAAAAAAACGCCGTCTTTTTCAACCAATTTCAGATGTCCGAAATTATGATGAAGCGTTTCAGAAGAACTTACAAATAAAAAACCATTTTCCGCCAAAGTATGTGCAAGCCGTTTATTAATTTCGCGGATTTTGTCTTTTGAAAAATAAATCGACACGTTTCGGAAGAAAATAATATCAAAATCGCGAATCAATTCGCCATAGTCTTCCTGGAAGAGATTGACATATTCGAATAAAACCATTTTACGAATACGTTCGTCAATGATGCGATACGTTTTATCCGCAACTCCGGGATTTCTGAAGTAAGAATTGAGATAATATACATCGACCGAACGGAAAGCATTTTTATTATAATGGCCTTTCCGTCCGTAGCTGAGCGCAGCCCGGTCGATATCGGTTGCAATCACCTGTGCGTCGAAATCGCCATAGATCAGTCGCGCTTCATGCAATGTGATGGCGATGGAATAGGCTTCTTCACCCGACGAACAGCCGGCGCTCCAGATTTTTATTTTTTTTTCGCGTTTGTGTTTCAGGATTTCCGGTATCAGCTGCATTTTCAAAATCCGAAAATGCGACGGTTCGCGGAAAAAGTATGTTTCATTATTGGTAATAAGTTCAACCAATTTTCTCAATTCATCATTATCTGAACGCGATCCGAGCATGTTGTGATAACGGGCATAATCATTGTCCAGACCAAGCTGGAGCATACGATCGCGCACCTTTTGCGTAAATTCGCCGTAGGCGTCGTCGGCAAGATAAATTCCGCAAAAATCGTGTATAGTTTTGCGGAACGCATCGTACATAGTTTTATCGAAGTCAGCGATCATAGTTATTCATTAAAAAAAATTTCATCGATGCCTGCGAGGCGCACAATTTCATCGGCAATTTGATCCAGCGGTAGTACCCATTCGGCGGCATCTAATTCAATGGCCGCTTTGGGCATTCCAAAAATGAGCGAGGTGGCCTCATTTTGAGCGATTGTTTTGCCGCCGGCGTTACGGATCTCTTTCAGTCCGTCGGCGCCATCCCGGCCCATGCCGGTTAAAATGACCCCGATCGAATTGGCGCCCGAACTTCTTGCCATTGATTCAAACAAAATATCGCCGGAAGGTTTTTGACCATTCGAAGGCTCGGTGTCGCTGAGATCGATCACATAATCCCGCGTAATCGCTAGGTGCTTTCCTGAATCCGCGACATAGACGACGCCTTTTTCAACAGGCTCGTCTGTTTCTGCAATTTTGACTTTGAGCGGCGATACATCCTGCAGCCACTCCACCAAGCCGGATGTAAAGCCCTCCGAAATATGCTGCACGACCAGGATCGGAGCGGAAAGGTTTTTGGGTAATCGCCCGAATATCGCTGCCAGCGCTCGTGGACCGCCGGTTGAACAAACGATACCGATAATTTTTTGCAAAACAGGTTTGCGGCTCGGTGTTTTTTTTCTCGGTGTTCGCCCCGAAATGTGCGTAACCACTTTGACGCGGGCGATCAATTTGATCTTGCGTGTGAACTCTTCGTATTTTTTCGAAGTATAACTTTCTTCGAGTTCCGGTTTTTCCAGAACTTCTAATGCGCCGACGGAAAGAGATTGAAAAGCGATGTTAGCATCAGTGCTGGATGTAATAACGAGAATGGGCGTTGGCCGATAAGCCATGATATGCCGTATCGCATCGAGTCCGTTCATCACGGGCATATTAATGTCGAGCGTAATCACATCTGGGCGCAAGGTTTCGGCCATCTGAATAACTTCACGGCCGTTGCGCGCTTTGCCGACAACTTCGATGTCCGGATCGGAGCACAAAATCGTGTCAATAATATCCAACGCCGTCGGAGAATCGTCGGCAATTAATACACGAACTTTGCCCATGGCTGATTCTTTCAGTGAATATCAGGTAACGCCTAAAATTTTCTTCGTTTCTTCAGCAACTGCTTTTTCGATTTCGATAGTATTGTTCATCATAAGAATTTTTTCGGCAAATTTTTTGGCTTCATTGAATTGGATGCTTCGGATGAGTTTTTTAA
This is a stretch of genomic DNA from bacterium. It encodes these proteins:
- the hisS gene encoding histidine--tRNA ligase; the encoded protein is MNYRIPTGTKDILPSEIYKWHFVETKIRDIMRRFNYTEIRTPMFEYTELFSRSIGESTDVVGKEMYTFSDKGNESLTLRPEMTASVMRAFIENSLGEQQSLNKVYYIGPMFRQERPQKGRLRQFHQFGVESIGSQAPENDVETMAIALSIYEELGIKNLNFKINSVGCPVCRPRYREALVAFLEKVKHDLSPESQKRLTTNPMRILDSKNEKDAQLTASAPLINSYLCEECSAHFNRVQSMLKTLDIIFEIDGRLVRGLDYYTKTAYEIQSENLGSQNALGGGGRYDLLCESLGGKPTPAVGFAAGIERLIIVMEAEKLSFGEVPKPDVYFVVLGEMALKAVLPLARQLRHSSFSCEIGQNDRSLKAQMRDANRQNVRFAVIIGDNEVTANQYIVKNMSTGSQLSLSPDELFKELSK
- a CDS encoding methyl-accepting chemotaxis protein — protein: MNQLQSLRPVAFWIIWKPYFYSIATGIIFSLIASLYIQNNLVMTPGENFYRQLVLWVDVGIIMAVGALTHILLLKKTSLFFFSKDDNSTDVATPALLQEIATEIVNYPVKFCAYGLIGSIYSTVLFTALTVTIPFILHSMSWYDYLSHVLMAISVFVWPLALLQFFVLENLMISLAARVSDMPLEPLSVVPINFRMKLFAIVFIPLTSVCTLLITIILRYRESSVFTIQSDVYWLLAGTFLYALVLVWLFSRSTLRPVRHMQAYLSDEHVPEVLRVTTDEIASLSNHFQYYHLRLKSLTVQLREWSEAILRESKEISNTSKYQHVSSSNQASAIAQITTTLEELVHSVNQISEDILRVNKAMQNGFAQVSRGKEFIDKTLNCIEQIHSEATLGSQRAMDLSLRMSQIEEVMKIINYITDHTKILAFNAAIETAAAGELGERFGVVATEIRQLAQNISNSTEEIKRIITDVRKATHISVLATEKELKLVQHGKQSAADAQDTFNYIYEMVKQTFESIEHITRAIEQQKTAHEQVFFSIKEIDNSAKEQLAQSENAVEPTENLQKFSDAIRNVLN
- a CDS encoding hybrid sensor histidine kinase/response regulator gives rise to the protein MKFDRSTFIQKFVLETRDNLQRLNDCVLRLEKSPSDHEALDTMLRTIHTIKGSAKMLNFQTISTLAHDFEDAAYAMSKRKQEFSSAVIDIFLQTFDRLNSLVEDVLNDKEAGADISEIQQKLIALAQNQPVDSVKKTIKTEAPKEQAKSAINKASFVTKFADEAKEHVQSIRQEFETIKKTPDHTEALQAALRAAHTLKGSARMLKFETLSAIALRIENILAAFQNKKIALTPLIKTAVEETLKLLAGLSEQVRSTGSDHFANTAVLDALDSVARNTKMDSETLVQLFANKEIKPAALTSSETDDSGVADRLGERLIQAGFLSREQLIHANQTTDTSVPLGERLIALGYLTREQLHLMLKEQKTSRELLGHAQITTTEVDLPASPKEDRRTDVDQTIRIRIDKLDALIRATGELITSQMRNSDHLKNLRQAYITLKHFIKKIETGYVPAYRNENFSLEHSSFTAWSHDIIEEGIFALVQMEALWKDGRENAATLETLVNEVQQNVMGMRMVPLSTIFDAYPRAVRDLAKNLGKKLQFSLNGRETELDRKMVEKLNEPLIHLIRNAIDHGIETPEERSQSGKPVEGSLSIAAYNEGNTILIEVQDDGRGIDIEKIKEKAIKKSLISGKDDISRFSENDLINFIFMPGFSTSDFITDISGRGYGMDIVKQCIESLKGYITVETKKNVGSKFSIHLPLTLTSLRALFVQAGKHKFAFPLSSITETIKIKRSDIIEVIEKNAIRVRNQLIPILVLTDILNVPSDGANKQEEAFVIIAHASGERAGFIVDDIIDERDIIVKSLPDHFMRVQNISSAAIATNNEIVLVLHVPDLIASTKDFSIREKPKTQKKSTQSILVVDDSLNTREVEKTILQAYGYEVDTAKDGLDAFEKIRQKHFDLVVTDLEMPLMDGFTLTSKIKNDKNYQHIPVIIVTSRDSSDDKRRGIDVGANAYIVKGSFDQTNLIDTVESLIG
- a CDS encoding chemotaxis response regulator protein-glutamate methylesterase is translated as MGKVRVLIADDSPTALDIIDTILCSDPDIEVVGKARNGREVIQMAETLRPDVITLDINMPVMNGLDAIRHIMAYRPTPILVITSSTDANIAFQSLSVGALEVLEKPELEESYTSKKYEEFTRKIKLIARVKVVTHISGRTPRKKTPSRKPVLQKIIGIVCSTGGPRALAAIFGRLPKNLSAPILVVQHISEGFTSGLVEWLQDVSPLKVKIAETDEPVEKGVVYVADSGKHLAITRDYVIDLSDTEPSNGQKPSGDILFESMARSSGANSIGVILTGMGRDGADGLKEIRNAGGKTIAQNEATSLIFGMPKAAIELDAAEWVLPLDQIADEIVRLAGIDEIFFNE